In a genomic window of Sutcliffiella sp. FSL R7-0096:
- a CDS encoding DUF441 domain-containing protein — protein sequence MFSQATLFLLVLLLIGFIAKNPSLMFAVAVLLVIKVIGMDNKVFPYLQSKGINWGVTIITIAVLVPIATGDIGFKQLQEALKSSYAWVALGAGIAVALIAKSGLTLLANDPHITTALVFGTILAVSLFNGVAVGPLIGAGIAYLAMKVVEYFT from the coding sequence ATGTTTAGTCAAGCTACTTTATTTTTACTAGTACTTCTTTTAATAGGTTTTATTGCTAAGAATCCATCCTTGATGTTTGCTGTTGCTGTTTTGCTTGTTATTAAAGTTATTGGTATGGATAATAAAGTATTCCCTTATCTTCAATCTAAAGGAATCAATTGGGGAGTAACGATCATTACCATAGCGGTTCTTGTACCAATAGCTACTGGTGACATAGGGTTCAAGCAGCTGCAGGAGGCGCTGAAATCCTCATATGCTTGGGTGGCACTAGGGGCAGGAATAGCGGTTGCACTTATTGCAAAAAGCGGTTTGACCTTGCTTGCCAACGATCCGCATATCACCACAGCACTTGTGTTTGGTACCATTCTTGCCGTTTCTTTGTTCAATGGAGTGGCAGTCGGTCCATTGATTGGGGCGGGAATAGCCTATCTTGCAATGAAGGTAGTCGAGTATTTCACCTAA
- a CDS encoding response regulator transcription factor, with protein MNKKILIVDDEQSIVTLLQYNLQQAGYDVSVAMDGEEGLNKAMKEKFDMIVLDLMLPKKDGIEVCKELRQHKIHTPILMLTAKDDEFDKVLGLELGADDYMTKPFSPREVVARVKAILRRMQQHATVMETPKEEEDTSEKIVIGDVKILPEHYEAYFREERLELTPKEFELLVYLSKNKGRVLTRDQLLSAVWNYDFAGDTRIVDVHISHLREKIETDTKKPTYIKTIRGLGYKLEEPKIHE; from the coding sequence ATGAATAAGAAAATTCTTATAGTAGACGACGAACAATCTATTGTGACGTTGTTACAGTACAATTTGCAGCAGGCAGGCTATGACGTTTCTGTGGCAATGGACGGAGAAGAAGGTCTGAACAAGGCGATGAAAGAAAAGTTTGACATGATTGTACTTGATCTTATGCTACCAAAGAAAGATGGAATTGAAGTTTGCAAAGAGCTCAGACAGCATAAAATTCATACACCGATCTTGATGCTCACCGCTAAAGATGATGAATTTGATAAAGTTCTTGGCCTTGAACTTGGCGCCGATGATTATATGACCAAACCATTCAGCCCAAGGGAAGTGGTTGCTAGGGTCAAAGCGATTCTTCGTAGGATGCAACAGCATGCGACTGTAATGGAAACACCGAAGGAAGAAGAGGATACTTCCGAAAAGATTGTTATCGGTGACGTGAAAATCCTTCCGGAACATTATGAAGCATACTTTCGTGAAGAGCGTCTGGAACTGACTCCGAAAGAGTTTGAATTACTTGTTTATCTTTCGAAAAATAAAGGAAGAGTATTGACTAGAGATCAGTTGCTCAGTGCGGTTTGGAATTATGATTTTGCCGGGGATACACGCATTGTGGATGTCCATATCAGTCACTTGCGTGAAAAAATAGAAACAGACACGAAAAAACCTACATATATAAAAACAATCAGAGGGCTTGGTTACAAGCTGGAGGAACCGAAAATACATGAATAG
- a CDS encoding MaoC/PaaZ C-terminal domain-containing protein, producing MLLGKKRKLGRKLVEIQVGEKLELTEKIEDKDLLLYLGLTNDANPLYIQHDYASQTPFKKPIVPSIMLTGIITSAVSKYLPGPGSHVISQDISFPKPVYHYGTIQFLFEVVEVNDQDHSIVMSVHGTNEDNQTVAKGTITVCPPHRLEPMESSAMENF from the coding sequence ATGTTACTTGGTAAAAAGAGAAAGCTTGGGAGAAAGCTGGTCGAGATCCAAGTGGGAGAAAAGCTGGAGTTGACTGAAAAAATAGAAGATAAAGACCTACTACTTTATCTTGGACTGACAAATGACGCAAATCCATTGTATATCCAACACGATTATGCGTCGCAAACTCCTTTCAAAAAACCGATTGTACCTAGCATCATGCTTACTGGGATCATTACATCAGCTGTCTCCAAATATTTGCCCGGTCCCGGAAGTCATGTCATCAGTCAGGATATATCTTTTCCGAAGCCTGTCTACCATTACGGAACCATTCAGTTTCTTTTTGAAGTGGTGGAGGTCAATGATCAAGATCACAGCATCGTAATGAGTGTCCATGGAACAAACGAAGATAACCAAACGGTCGCCAAAGGCACCATTACAGTCTGCCCGCCCCATCGTCTAGAGCCGATGGAAAGCAGTGCAATGGAAAACTTTTAG
- the icd gene encoding NADP-dependent isocitrate dehydrogenase — MTQGTKITVTDGVLNVPNNPIIPFIEGDGIGPDIWASASRVLEAAVEKAYNGEKEIVWKEVLAGEKAFNQTGEWLPSQTLDDIREYIIAIKGPLTTPVGGGIRSLNVALRQELDLFTCLRPVRYFQGVPSPIKRPEDTDMVIFRENTEDIYAGIEYAKGSEEVEKLINFLQTEMGVNKIRFPETSGIGIKPVSEEGTSRLVRGAINYAIEHGRKSVTLVHKGNIMKFTEGAFKNWGYELAEKEFGDKVFTWAQYDRIAEAEGKDAANKAQEAAEAEGKILVKDSIADIFLQQILTRPKEFDVVATMNLNGDYISDALAAQVGGIGIAPGANINYETGHAIFEATHGTAPKYAGLDKVNPSSVILSGVLMLEHLGWTEAAKLVVDAMEKSIASKVVTYDFARLMDGATEVKCSEFGDELIKNM, encoded by the coding sequence TTGACACAAGGAACAAAAATTACAGTTACAGATGGTGTATTAAACGTACCTAACAACCCGATCATTCCATTTATCGAGGGAGACGGAATTGGCCCTGATATTTGGGCATCTGCATCCCGTGTTTTAGAAGCAGCTGTTGAAAAAGCATATAATGGTGAAAAGGAAATTGTCTGGAAAGAAGTATTGGCTGGAGAAAAAGCATTCAACCAAACTGGTGAATGGTTGCCAAGTCAAACACTTGATGATATCCGCGAGTACATAATTGCAATCAAAGGACCTCTGACTACTCCAGTTGGTGGTGGAATCCGTTCTCTTAACGTTGCTTTACGTCAAGAGTTGGACCTTTTCACATGCTTACGTCCTGTTCGTTATTTCCAAGGGGTTCCTTCTCCTATTAAACGCCCAGAGGATACTGACATGGTTATTTTCCGTGAAAATACAGAAGATATCTATGCTGGAATCGAGTATGCGAAAGGCTCTGAGGAAGTAGAAAAGTTAATCAACTTCCTTCAAACAGAAATGGGTGTAAACAAAATCCGCTTCCCTGAAACATCTGGTATCGGAATCAAGCCTGTTTCTGAAGAAGGTACTTCCCGTCTAGTTCGTGGTGCAATCAACTACGCAATCGAGCATGGCCGTAAATCTGTAACACTAGTTCACAAAGGAAACATCATGAAGTTCACTGAGGGTGCTTTCAAAAACTGGGGTTACGAGTTAGCTGAAAAAGAATTCGGCGATAAAGTATTCACTTGGGCACAATATGACCGTATCGCGGAAGCGGAAGGTAAAGATGCTGCAAATAAAGCTCAAGAAGCTGCAGAAGCAGAAGGCAAGATCCTTGTGAAGGATTCCATTGCTGATATCTTCTTACAACAAATTCTTACTCGTCCAAAAGAGTTCGATGTTGTTGCAACAATGAACCTCAATGGAGACTACATCTCTGATGCACTAGCTGCACAAGTTGGAGGAATCGGTATTGCTCCTGGAGCAAACATCAACTATGAAACTGGACACGCGATTTTCGAAGCTACTCACGGAACTGCTCCGAAATATGCTGGTCTTGATAAAGTAAACCCATCTTCTGTCATCCTTTCCGGTGTGTTAATGCTTGAGCACCTTGGTTGGACAGAAGCTGCTAAACTTGTAGTGGACGCTATGGAAAAATCCATCGCTTCTAAAGTAGTAACTTACGACTTTGCACGTTTAATGGACGGCGCAACGGAAGTTAAATGCTCCGAGTTTGGCGACGAACTAATCAAAAACATGTAA
- a CDS encoding DUF1002 domain-containing protein, with product MKHWLKILLVLTLVLSGLSLTNVVQAAGGEDEEESINEKFGLPIVVYGGTLNDDQKQEVRNLLKVKNPEMVEEITVTGEDLVKYIDGEDRNARMFSSAKITRKEKGEGLVIDRATPENITQVTDDMYANALLTAGIEDAEVIVVSPVKVSGHSALVGIYKAYEVSGEELDKDRMEVANEELNIATKLAEEEGMDSEKVSELLTEIKKQIAEQKPATREDVERIVEEQLAKLNIELSEADRQLLIDLFEKMRSLNINFDNVKQQLEDISKDIKNRIEEVVGDEGFWQGVADFFRDLFQSIVNLFK from the coding sequence ATGAAACATTGGTTGAAAATATTGCTGGTGTTAACCTTGGTTTTATCTGGACTTAGTTTAACGAACGTTGTACAAGCTGCCGGTGGAGAAGATGAAGAAGAAAGCATCAATGAAAAGTTCGGCTTGCCGATCGTAGTGTATGGCGGGACGTTGAATGACGACCAAAAACAAGAAGTTCGAAACCTCTTGAAAGTAAAAAATCCAGAAATGGTAGAAGAAATAACAGTCACAGGTGAGGACCTTGTTAAATACATCGACGGAGAAGATCGTAATGCACGTATGTTCTCTTCCGCTAAAATAACTCGGAAAGAAAAAGGCGAAGGCCTTGTCATAGATAGGGCGACTCCTGAAAATATTACACAGGTTACCGATGATATGTATGCGAATGCCCTGTTGACTGCAGGTATTGAAGACGCAGAAGTAATTGTCGTCTCTCCGGTAAAGGTTAGTGGACACTCAGCATTGGTTGGTATTTATAAGGCCTATGAGGTGAGTGGAGAAGAACTTGATAAAGACCGTATGGAAGTGGCAAATGAAGAGTTGAACATTGCTACCAAACTTGCAGAAGAAGAAGGCATGGATAGTGAAAAGGTTAGTGAATTACTGACAGAGATCAAGAAACAGATTGCAGAACAAAAGCCCGCTACCCGTGAAGATGTAGAGAGGATTGTAGAAGAACAGCTTGCGAAATTAAACATTGAGTTGAGTGAAGCGGACAGACAATTACTGATTGATCTGTTTGAAAAGATGCGTTCACTCAATATCAATTTTGATAATGTAAAACAGCAACTAGAGGATATCTCTAAGGACATCAAGAATAGAATTGAAGAAGTTGTGGGAGATGAAGGATTTTGGCAAGGTGTAGCCGATTTCTTCCGTGACTTATTCCAGTCCATTGTGAATCTCTTCAAATAG
- the ytvI gene encoding sporulation integral membrane protein YtvI: MNWNYVHIFFRLLLVLSIITIGLISFYYLFSIAYPFITALILAFLINPLVNLLETKGRLPRSLAVFLSLMAVFATVAGVVTLLIVEIVSGTEYLAKVVPGHFETLVVYVEQFVVMEILPFFNQISNLFHSLEEGQQQSLLTNIENFGATVASTVGEFIQTFLTNLPKLITWIPSVATVLIFSLLATFFISKDWFKHKARLKRITPMKAQGSLTKVFLSLKKAFFGFMRAQATLISITTIIVLIGLLILRVEYAITVALIIGLVDLIPYLGTGLVFVPWIIFLAISGNLPLAIGLGVLYLIVIVQRQLMEPKILSSSIGLDPLATLVSLFIGFKLIGFLGLIVGPVTVVIFNTLWKADVIKDIYLFVVGKNKIV, from the coding sequence TTGAACTGGAACTATGTACATATCTTTTTCAGACTCCTCCTGGTTCTATCCATCATCACGATTGGCCTTATCTCTTTCTATTATTTATTCTCTATCGCTTATCCATTCATCACTGCATTAATTCTTGCATTTCTTATTAATCCTCTTGTCAATCTCCTTGAAACAAAAGGTCGACTTCCCAGGAGCTTGGCGGTCTTCCTATCATTGATGGCTGTATTTGCCACCGTCGCTGGGGTAGTCACTCTATTAATTGTAGAAATTGTATCCGGTACAGAGTACTTGGCAAAAGTGGTACCTGGGCATTTTGAAACCTTGGTTGTGTATGTAGAACAATTTGTCGTCATGGAAATACTCCCCTTTTTCAATCAGATCAGCAACTTGTTCCACAGCTTGGAAGAAGGGCAACAACAGTCCCTATTGACGAATATTGAAAATTTCGGCGCAACGGTGGCGAGTACCGTAGGAGAGTTTATTCAAACCTTCTTGACCAATCTCCCTAAGCTTATTACATGGATACCAAGTGTAGCAACCGTCCTGATTTTTTCCTTGCTGGCCACCTTCTTCATCAGCAAGGATTGGTTCAAGCATAAAGCTAGGTTGAAACGGATCACGCCAATGAAAGCACAGGGTAGCCTAACCAAAGTTTTCTTAAGCCTTAAGAAAGCATTCTTCGGGTTCATGCGTGCCCAGGCAACACTCATTTCCATCACGACCATCATCGTTTTAATAGGATTATTGATATTGCGTGTCGAGTACGCCATTACGGTAGCCTTGATTATCGGATTGGTCGATTTGATCCCATATCTTGGCACAGGGCTGGTGTTTGTGCCTTGGATTATCTTTTTGGCAATCAGCGGGAACCTCCCCCTCGCAATCGGACTTGGAGTTCTATATTTGATTGTAATTGTCCAACGCCAGTTAATGGAACCAAAAATCCTGTCTTCTAGTATCGGACTTGATCCACTGGCCACATTGGTCAGCTTGTTTATTGGATTCAAGTTGATTGGCTTTCTTGGCTTGATCGTCGGTCCGGTTACCGTAGTCATTTTCAACACGCTCTGGAAGGCAGATGTGATAAAGGATATCTATTTGTTTGTTGTGGGGAAAAATAAAATTGTGTAG
- the mdh gene encoding malate dehydrogenase yields MTMRRKKVSVIGGGFTGATTAFLLAQKELADVVLVDIPQMENPTKGKALDMLEASPVQGFDANITGTSNYEDTANSDIVVITAGIARKPGMSRDDLVTTNQNIMKSVTKEIVKHSPDCYIIVLTNPVDAMTYTVFKESGFPKNRVIGQSGVLDTARFRTFVSQELNLSVKDVTGFVLGGHGDDMVPLVRYSYAGGIPLETLLPKDRLDAIVERTRKGGGEIVNLLGNGSAYYAPAASMVEMVEAILKDQRRILPSIAYLEGEYGHEGIYLGVPTILGAGGIEKIIELELTEEEKAALSKSVESVKNVMNVLS; encoded by the coding sequence ATGACAATGAGGCGTAAAAAAGTATCTGTAATCGGTGGAGGATTCACAGGGGCAACAACCGCATTCTTACTTGCACAAAAGGAACTTGCAGACGTTGTACTTGTAGATATCCCGCAAATGGAGAACCCTACAAAAGGGAAAGCTTTAGACATGTTAGAAGCGAGTCCAGTACAAGGATTTGATGCAAACATCACCGGTACATCCAATTATGAAGATACAGCTAATTCCGATATCGTCGTCATCACTGCCGGTATTGCCCGCAAGCCAGGTATGAGCCGTGACGATCTAGTAACTACTAACCAGAACATCATGAAAAGCGTAACAAAGGAAATAGTAAAGCATTCTCCTGATTGCTATATCATTGTGCTGACCAATCCGGTAGATGCCATGACGTATACCGTTTTCAAAGAATCCGGCTTTCCTAAAAACCGTGTAATCGGCCAGTCGGGTGTACTGGATACAGCACGCTTCCGTACATTCGTTTCTCAAGAACTTAACCTTTCCGTCAAGGACGTTACTGGATTTGTACTTGGTGGCCATGGCGATGACATGGTTCCACTTGTCCGTTACTCCTATGCGGGTGGTATACCTCTAGAAACACTGCTTCCGAAAGATCGATTGGATGCGATTGTGGAAAGAACCAGAAAAGGTGGCGGAGAAATCGTGAACCTTTTAGGCAACGGTAGTGCCTACTATGCTCCTGCAGCCTCCATGGTGGAAATGGTAGAAGCGATCCTTAAAGACCAACGCCGTATCCTCCCTTCCATCGCATACCTGGAAGGAGAATATGGACATGAGGGAATCTACCTGGGTGTTCCAACCATCCTTGGTGCCGGTGGAATCGAGAAGATTATCGAACTAGAATTGACAGAAGAAGAAAAAGCTGCACTTTCCAAGTCTGTCGAATCCGTCAAAAATGTCATGAATGTTTTAAGCTAA
- the citZ gene encoding citrate synthase: protein MTTTKGLEGIVATTSAISSIIDDTLTYVGYNIDDLADHASFEEVIYLLWHQKLPNKEELASLKKEIAENAALPEEVINHFKTYPIDKVHPMAALRTAVSLLGLYDAEADNMDPEVNYHKAVRLQAKMPTIVTAFSRIRKGLDPIAPRTDLGMAANFLYMLTGEEPSEVAVEAFNKALVLHADHELNASTFTARVCVATLSDVYSGVTAAIGALKGPLHGGANEAVMKMLSEIGEVDNAESYIREKLANKEKIMGFGHRVYRQGDPRAKHLREMSEKLTHLTGQPKWYDMSVKVEEVVTSEKPLPPNVDFYSASVYHSLGIDHDLFTPIFAVSRVSGWLAHILEQYSNNRLIRPRADYTGPGKQDYVPLEKRS, encoded by the coding sequence ATGACAACAACTAAAGGTCTAGAAGGAATTGTAGCAACAACTTCCGCTATCAGTTCCATTATTGACGACACATTAACGTATGTTGGCTACAACATTGATGACTTAGCAGATCATGCTAGCTTCGAAGAGGTAATCTATCTTTTATGGCATCAAAAGCTGCCAAACAAGGAAGAGTTAGCTTCCCTTAAGAAGGAGATTGCAGAAAATGCTGCGCTTCCTGAAGAAGTGATCAACCATTTCAAAACGTACCCAATCGACAAAGTCCATCCGATGGCTGCTCTTCGTACTGCTGTATCCCTACTTGGGCTCTATGATGCAGAAGCAGATAACATGGATCCGGAAGTAAACTACCATAAGGCTGTCCGTCTGCAAGCTAAAATGCCAACAATTGTGACAGCGTTCTCAAGAATCCGCAAAGGCTTAGACCCTATTGCCCCAAGAACAGACCTTGGTATGGCTGCGAACTTCCTATACATGCTGACTGGGGAAGAGCCATCCGAAGTGGCAGTCGAGGCATTCAATAAAGCATTAGTACTTCACGCTGATCATGAGCTGAATGCATCTACGTTCACTGCACGTGTATGTGTAGCGACATTGTCTGATGTCTATTCTGGTGTTACTGCAGCAATCGGCGCGTTAAAAGGTCCATTGCACGGCGGAGCAAACGAAGCGGTAATGAAGATGCTATCTGAAATCGGTGAAGTGGACAACGCAGAAAGCTATATCCGCGAAAAACTTGCAAATAAAGAAAAAATCATGGGCTTTGGCCACCGTGTATACCGCCAGGGAGATCCTCGTGCGAAGCATTTACGCGAAATGTCTGAGAAGCTCACTCATCTTACAGGGCAACCGAAATGGTATGATATGTCCGTGAAGGTAGAAGAGGTTGTTACTTCCGAGAAGCCACTTCCACCGAACGTTGACTTCTATAGTGCTTCTGTGTATCACTCTTTAGGAATCGACCATGACCTGTTCACACCGATTTTCGCTGTGAGCCGTGTATCTGGTTGGTTGGCGCATATCCTTGAACAATATTCCAACAACCGTCTGATTCGCCCTCGTGCCGATTACACAGGTCCTGGAAAACAGGATTATGTACCATTAGAAAAACGTAGTTAA
- a CDS encoding FxsA family protein, translating into MFRILLALIIVVPALEIWVLITAGKLIGAIPTILLIILTGVLGAWLAKYQGISALRSAQQKMNSGQMPGEVIIDGLCILIGGVVLLTPGFITDAIGFALLLPITRNMIKPSIMRAIRNRMDRGQFIVINRR; encoded by the coding sequence ATGTTTAGAATTTTATTGGCATTAATAATCGTTGTACCTGCATTGGAGATTTGGGTCCTTATCACCGCAGGAAAGCTGATTGGGGCGATACCAACGATCCTACTAATCATCCTAACCGGAGTCTTGGGAGCTTGGTTGGCAAAATACCAAGGGATTTCGGCGCTAAGAAGTGCACAACAAAAAATGAATAGCGGACAGATGCCCGGTGAGGTCATTATCGATGGTCTATGCATTTTAATAGGAGGCGTAGTACTTTTAACTCCTGGATTCATTACGGATGCGATTGGCTTTGCCTTGCTATTGCCAATAACAAGAAATATGATCAAGCCATCCATCATGCGTGCTATACGTAATAGGATGGATCGCGGGCAATTTATTGTGATTAATAGAAGATAA